The following proteins come from a genomic window of Azoarcus sp. PA01:
- a CDS encoding DUF2905 domain-containing protein codes for MQRLLIVLGLILVAAGLLWPWLARLPFGRLPGDFHIEREGFGFYFPLTTGLIVSIVISLILWIFRR; via the coding sequence ATGCAACGCCTGCTGATCGTCCTCGGCTTGATCCTGGTCGCTGCCGGCCTGTTGTGGCCGTGGCTGGCACGCCTGCCGTTCGGCCGGCTTCCCGGCGACTTCCACATCGAACGTGAAGGCTTCGGCTTCTATTTTCCGCTGACGACGGGGCTGATCGTCTCGATCGTGATCAGCCTTATCCTCTGGATCTTCCGCCGCTAA